The proteins below are encoded in one region of Pseudomonas sp. SCB32:
- the pstS gene encoding phosphate ABC transporter substrate-binding protein PstS, whose product MKLKRLMAALTFVAAGVGTASAVAAIDPALPEYQKASGVSGNLSSVGSDTLANLMTMWAEEYKRLYPNVNVQIQAAGSSTAPPALTEGTANLGPMSRKMKDVELQAFEQKYGYKPTAVPVAVDALAIFVHKDNPIKGLTMQQVDAIFSSTRLCGGKAEVKTWGDLGLTGDWANKPVQLFGRNSVSGTYGYFKEEALCKGDYKPNVNEQPGSASVVQSVSQSLNGVGYSGIGYKTASVKTVALAKKEGGEFIEDNEANALNGSYPLSRFLYVYVNKAPNKPLNPLEAQFLKMVLSKTGQQVVVKDGYIPLPSKVAEKAIKDLGL is encoded by the coding sequence ATGAAACTCAAGCGTTTGATGGCGGCCCTGACCTTTGTCGCCGCGGGCGTAGGCACCGCCAGTGCGGTAGCCGCAATTGATCCGGCCCTGCCGGAATACCAAAAAGCCAGCGGTGTGTCGGGCAACCTGTCGAGCGTTGGCTCCGATACCCTGGCCAACCTGATGACCATGTGGGCCGAAGAGTACAAGCGCCTGTACCCGAACGTGAACGTGCAGATCCAGGCCGCCGGTTCCTCCACCGCGCCGCCGGCTCTGACCGAAGGCACCGCCAACCTGGGCCCGATGAGCCGCAAGATGAAGGACGTCGAGCTGCAGGCCTTCGAGCAGAAGTACGGCTACAAGCCGACCGCTGTTCCGGTTGCCGTGGATGCCCTGGCGATCTTCGTGCACAAGGACAACCCGATCAAAGGCCTGACCATGCAACAGGTCGACGCCATCTTCTCCTCCACCCGTCTGTGCGGCGGCAAAGCGGAAGTGAAGACCTGGGGTGACCTGGGCCTGACCGGCGACTGGGCCAACAAGCCCGTTCAGCTGTTCGGTCGTAACTCCGTATCCGGCACCTACGGCTACTTCAAGGAAGAAGCCCTGTGCAAAGGCGACTACAAGCCGAACGTGAACGAGCAGCCGGGTTCGGCTTCCGTGGTTCAGTCGGTCAGCCAGTCCCTGAACGGCGTTGGTTACTCCGGTATCGGCTACAAGACCGCTAGCGTGAAGACCGTTGCCCTGGCCAAGAAGGAAGGCGGCGAGTTCATCGAAGACAACGAAGCTAACGCCCTGAACGGTAGCTACCCGCTGTCCCGCTTCCTGTACGTCTATGTCAACAAGGCTCCGAACAAGCCGCTGAACCCGCTGGAAGCACAGTTCCTGAAGATGGTGCTCTCCAAGACCGGCCAGCAGGTTGTCGTGAAAGACGGCTACATCCCGCTGCCGTCGAAGGTCGCCGAAAAAGCGATCAAGGACCTGGGTCTGTAA